A portion of the Sulfurimonas sp. genome contains these proteins:
- a CDS encoding peptidoglycan DD-metalloendopeptidase family protein, whose translation MSRLFIIFILANFLLEAKTSVDTKIEKTSSEISSISKSHEDINKKMDETAKAIIFQEEEIQKQQIYLKKLKDELQDKESIYEENAKELKGLKSSQDKLKSDGSKLEEELVFTIAQSVSLSIILEAEYSANEESLIEYEVLELMLKDAKSKIKGLNESFHNNSKNIDILNQQVSSLEVAITAIDTKRKEITKTQEANKESLKNLKIAKDSYKKELQDILGKQDLLKKTLAQLNIIKVDEINKAKEESERAQAFSAKDKVSDDNLPKVKSVGSSYQAVKTKEYSGEKTIAPFESYKITKAYGNYTDPIYGIKVFNESISLKPTEKDAKVKTVFNGKVIYADKTPVLDNIVIVEHDDGLHTIYANLSQIAPDISKGKRVKKGYTIGRVNDELIFEVTQKSFHINPVKLFQ comes from the coding sequence ATGAGTCGTTTATTTATAATATTTATATTGGCAAATTTTCTCTTAGAAGCAAAAACAAGCGTTGACACTAAAATAGAAAAAACAAGTTCTGAGATTAGCTCTATTTCTAAAAGCCATGAAGATATAAATAAAAAAATGGATGAAACGGCAAAGGCAATTATATTTCAAGAAGAAGAGATCCAAAAACAGCAGATATATCTTAAAAAGTTAAAAGATGAACTTCAAGATAAAGAGAGTATTTATGAAGAGAATGCCAAGGAGCTAAAAGGGCTAAAGAGTTCTCAAGACAAACTCAAATCAGATGGAAGCAAATTAGAAGAAGAGTTGGTTTTTACGATAGCTCAAAGTGTTTCTTTATCTATTATACTCGAAGCGGAGTATAGTGCTAATGAAGAATCGCTCATAGAGTACGAGGTTCTTGAGCTTATGCTCAAAGATGCCAAAAGTAAAATAAAAGGGTTAAATGAAAGTTTTCATAATAACTCTAAAAATATAGATATTTTAAATCAACAAGTAAGCTCCCTAGAGGTTGCGATAACAGCAATTGATACAAAAAGAAAAGAGATTACTAAAACACAAGAGGCAAATAAAGAGTCATTAAAAAATTTAAAAATTGCAAAAGATTCATATAAAAAAGAGCTTCAGGATATTTTAGGCAAGCAAGATTTGTTAAAGAAAACTTTGGCACAGCTAAATATTATCAAGGTAGATGAGATTAATAAAGCCAAGGAAGAGTCGGAAAGAGCTCAAGCTTTTAGCGCTAAAGATAAAGTTTCAGACGATAATCTGCCTAAAGTTAAATCTGTCGGAAGCAGTTATCAGGCAGTAAAAACAAAAGAATATAGCGGCGAAAAAACAATAGCGCCGTTTGAGTCATATAAGATTACAAAAGCATACGGCAATTATACCGACCCGATTTACGGCATAAAAGTTTTTAATGAATCAATATCTTTAAAACCTACCGAAAAAGATGCAAAAGTAAAAACAGTCTTTAACGGCAAAGTAATATACGCCGATAAAACTCCGGTGTTGGATAATATAGTAATTGTTGAGCATGATGACGGCTTGCACACGATTTATGCAAATTTATCTCAAATTGCACCTGATATAAGCAAGGGTAAAAGGGTAAAAAAAGGGTATACGATAGGTCGTGTTAATGATGAGTTGATTTTTGAAGTTACCCAAAAATCTTTTCATATAAATCCGGTTAAATTATTTCAATAA